Proteins from a single region of Juglans microcarpa x Juglans regia isolate MS1-56 chromosome 5S, Jm3101_v1.0, whole genome shotgun sequence:
- the LOC121266908 gene encoding UPF0481 protein At3g47200-like produces MAESKPVVSKVELPLKKGVIRIEVGETSQLGHDQLVISVDQEAQTQSGLSREEGFKMFKEENEDRKSETPKIQKVIFLLRDHKDFVKYYEPRVVSLGPIHHGKEKYHLAEKFKLKLAKEFVKSSGRTIEEICDAIDGKIEELRKCFEEKYNDVDLVWILAVDGCAILQYIYLAIKEKFKDLGIKNDSVAFCQQDLFLLENQVPYDLLELLMSFSNVGNELRNSVEEFIKRNHDDMVPTDKSWDPQSVKQPENGKRKPTHLLDLLRSSLLGPDVTTTQSSNGTERNRKKSPELQSYRNVQELKAAGIHVERSKNNSLRDIYFNRKLNFFGFLTLPPLIVDDSTGPKLLNLIAYEMCLDFDNDFGITTYVSFLDSLIDEANDVKELRKAHVLFNLLGSDEEVAQLFNEIGTDLVPDLREYKEVRNQIQKYYDNTLMAWMAEVFHNHFSSPWTVLAFLGALLALILSFVQTWYAVDSPRGPCDKFCEKFNQNLRKG; encoded by the exons ATGGCCGAATCGAAGCCTGTTGTTTCCAAGGTGGAGTTGCCTTTGAAGAAAGGTGTGATCAGAATAGAAGTTGGTGAAACAAGCCAATTAGGCCACGACCAACTTGTCATTTCCGTTGATCAGGAGGCACAGACGCAGAGCGGTTTAAGCAGAGAGGAAGGGTTTAAAATGTTTAAGGAGGAGAATGAAGACCGAAAATCCGAAACACCAAAAATACAGAAGGTTATATTCTTGCTCCGTGATCACAAAGATTTCGTCAAGTACTATGAGCCAAGAGTGGTATCATTGGGTCCTATCCATCATGGAAAGGAAAAGTACCACCTTGCAGAGAAGTTCAAGCTTAAACTGGCAAAAGAATTTGTCAAAAGTAGCGGCAGGACTATTGAAGAAATATGCGATGCTATTGATGGGAAAATTGAGGAACTCAGGAAGTGCTTCGAGGAGAAGTATAACGATGTTGACCTCGTCTGGATATTGGCCGTCGACGGTTGCGCAATCCTTCAATACATTTACCTGGCTATTAAAGAAAAGTTCAAAGATTTGGGTATAAAAAACGACAGTGTGGCCTTTTGTCAACAGGATTTGTTCTTGCTGGAGAATCAAGTTCCGTATGATCTCCTCGAGTTGTTGATGAGCTTTAGCAATGTGGGAAACGAGTTGAGGAATTCGGTTGAAGAATTCATTAAAAGAAACCATGACGACATGGTACCAACGGACAAAAGTTGGGATCCGCAATCTGTGAAGCAACCAGAAAACGGAAAAAGAAAACCGACCCATCTTCTCGACCTTCTGAGGTCAAGTCTCTTGGGCCCAGA CGTAACGACAACCCAATCATCAAATGGTACAGAAA gGAACCGAAAAAAGAGCCCCGAGTTGCAATCGTATCGCAACGTGCAGGAGCTTAAAGCAGCAGGAATTCATGTGGAGCGaagtaaaaataattccttgagagacatatattttaatagaaaactCAACTTCTTTGGATTCCTCACGCTTCCTCCACTAATAGTGGATGACTCAACGGGGCCGAAGTTATTGAACTTAATAGCCTACGAAATGTGTCTGGATTTCGACAATGACTTCGGCATCACCACTTACGTATCTTTCCTCGATTCACTCATCGATGAAGCTAACGACGTCAAGGAACTAAGGAAAGCACACGTTCTCTTTAACCTCCTCGGCAGCGACGAAGAAGTGGCTCAGCTCTTCAATGAGATAGGCACTGATTTGGTGCCTGACCTCCGTGAGTATAAGGAAGTCAGGAATCAGATTCAGAAGTACTACGACAACACTTTGATGGCATGGATGGCTGAAGTCTTTCACAATCATTTCAGCAGCCCCTGGACGGTGTTAGCTTTTCTTGGGGCATTATTAGCGCTTATTCTGAGTTTCGTTCAGACTTGGTATGCAGTGGATTCTCCCCGCGGCCCCTGCGATAAGTTCTGTGAAAAATTCAATCAAAACTTACGAAAGGGATGA